From the genome of Bos indicus isolate NIAB-ARS_2022 breed Sahiwal x Tharparkar chromosome 2, NIAB-ARS_B.indTharparkar_mat_pri_1.0, whole genome shotgun sequence:
ccaaacaaaagaggaagagatagggaagctacctgataaagaattccaaataatgatagtgaaaatgatacaaaatcttgaaaacaaaatagaatcacagataaatagcttggagacaagaatcaagaagatgcaagaaaggtttaacaaggacctagaagaaataaaaaagagtcaatatataatgaataatgcaataaatgagatcaaaaacactctggaggggaaaaatagtagaataacagaggcagaagataggattagtgaggtagaatatagaatggtagaaataaatgaatcagagaggaaaaagaaaaaaggaattaaaagaaatgaggacaacctcagagacctctgggacaatgttaaatgccccaacatccgaatcataggagtccaagaagaagaagacaaaaagaaagaccatgagaaaatacttgaggagataatagttgaaaacttccctaaaatggggaaggaaataatcagccaagtccaagaaacccaaagagtcccaaacaggataaacccaaggcaaaacatgccaagacacatattaatcaaattaacaaagctcaaatacaaagaacaaatattaaaagcagcaagggaaaaacaacaaataacacacaaggggattcccataaggataacagctgatctttcaatagaaactcttcaggccaggagggaatggcaggacatacttaaagtgatgaaagtaaataagctacagcccagattactgtacccagcaaggatctcattcaaatatgaaggagaaatcaaaagctttacagacaagcaaaagctgagagaatacagcaccaccaaaccagctctccaacaaatgctaaaggatcttctctagacaggaaacacaaaaagggtatataaattcaaacacaaaacaataaaggaaatggcaatgggatcatacttaccaataattaccttaaacgtaaatgggttgaatgctccaaccaaaagacaaagactggctgaatggatacaaaaacaagacccctatatatcttgtctacaaaagacccacctcgcaacaagggacacatacaggctgaaagtgaagggctagaaaaagatattccatagaaagagagaccaaaagaaagcaggagtagcaatactcatatcagataaaatagactgtaAAACAAAGGCTCTGAAAAGAGACAttgaaggatactacataatgatcaaaggatcaatccaagaagaaaatataacaattataaatatatatgcacccaacataggagcaccacagtatgtaagacaaatgctaacaagtatgaaaggggaaattaacaataacacagtaatagtgggagactttaataccccactcacacctatggatagatccattaaacagaaaattagcaaggaaacacaaactttaaatgatacgaTGGAtgagttagacctaattgatatctagaggacatttcaccccaaaacaatgaatttcacctttttatcaagtgcacacggaaccttctccaggatagatcacatcctgggccataaatctagccttggtaaattcaaaaaaattgaaatcattccaaaaatcttgtctgaccacagtgcagtaagattagatctcaattacaggagaaaaactattaaaaattccaacatatggaggctgaacaacatgctgctgaataaccaacaaatcacagaagaaatcaaaaaagaaatcaaaatatgcatagaaatgaatgaaaatgaaaacacaacaacccaaaacctgtgggacactgtaaaagcagtgctaaggggaaagttcatagcaatacagtcatacctcaagaagcaagaaaaaaagtcaaataaataacctaactctacacctaaagcaactagaaaaggaagaaatgaagaacctcagagttagtagaaggaaagaaatcttaaaaattagggcagaaataaatgcaaaagaaacaaaaaagaccatagcaaaaatcaacaaagccaaaagctggttctttgaaaggataaataaaattgacaaaccattagccagactcatcaagaaacaaagggaaaaaatcaaatcaataaaactggaaatgaaaatggagagatcacaacagacaacacagaaatacaaaggatcataagagactactatcagcaattatatgccaataaaatggacaacgtggaagaaatggacaaattcttagaaaagtacaactttccaaaactgaaccaggaagagatagaaaatcttaacagacccatcacaagcacagaaattgaaactgtaatcagaaatcttccagcaatcAAAAGCctaggtccagacggcttcacagctgaattctaccaaaaatttagagataaGCTAACACCTATGTTGGGGTTTTTCTCCCCGGGACTTGGAAATGATgaacctgaaagaatgacacggacaatctcttgcaaggactgacaagtttatttctgcagtcaagattttttatagaagcaggaacaaagagcttaaagtATACGGCCAGCAGAGCACATGCAGAGTTAACACATaatcaataaaaacatttaaggACAGTGCGCTCTAAATGACTCATGGGCTTATCCCACAACCCGCTCTCACAAGTAACATCCCTATTTATTATTAACTCTTGGCGCcgagcataaccaaaggcaggaaatgtttttctgtctgcaatgcaaagTCGAGTACctctggcccttcgccattttcccaaggactttctccttttacaGCTATTTTGCACTACGCTTCCCAACATATCctccttgtttttaaattaagcatGGTGGCTGCTGGTTGGACTCCATTGTGGGAGGCATGGAGTCTTGAGTAGAGACTTCTGTATCCTATAATCAATGACAAAAAGAGCAGggtgattaatacatatataaaaatattggttCCTGAAAGCCAAGCTCTAGGGTCTAGAGACGATAGGGTTTTGGTTTAAGTATCATAGAATTGAGTACTATACAACTCCCTAGGTACCCTAACTTGAAAATTAGCATCTTGTTGTTTCAACAAATTGATGTCTAAACTTGAGTTACTTGTGAGGTCCTGCAAATCTGCCTTAACCTTATTCCAAGGATATTCAGTGCTATTATAGGGCATATTagtcagacaaaaagaagtaaaattccagtGACAGCGTATACGTGTTCGGAAAGTCAGTTGCTGCATTTGATCTCCTAAGTAGATAACCACAGTTTGTAACTCATTAATTCGTGTTTGTAATTGCTGATCTATTTGAGCTTGTCGAGTCCACAGATCATGAGAGTCTTTGTGCCAAGCAGCgataaaatcatgattttgtatAGAATTATGTAAAGCCATACCAGACAAAGTTCCTACAGTCACAATGGAGATAAGGCTTAAGATGCCTGCAATAATCCACCCAAGGATGTGCTTTGATCGCCTAAACCCAGTTTTCaacaatacagaaagaaatacagaatcagtCCAAGGCTCAGTTAAGTTTACGGGAAGCCATAACTGAGATCTTTGTTTAACTAGTGCAATGCTAGCATTGTGATATGAAATGGTGTGATTAAGGCAGGTATACAATGCACATGCAGTACAATTGACAATCTTGGCTGATAAGTCAATATCAAAATGTCCTACAATAAACAAGTACAGAAGGTGAACACATGATTGAATATAGCCAGTACTATTGTGTAGGAAGGTATAATTAGAAGGACGAAACACACCCATAGTCCCATAAACATTAGCAAAGTGCTCTAAAGCTGCTGGAATTTTCCAAGTGTGCCATTGCTTTGGCCCCACAATGGGGACGACAATCCTGGGTTGGGGGGGTGATAAGCCCCCATTATACCAATTCAGCAATATGTCCTTATCAGTCCAGAAACTTGTCTTAGATTTATGAAAGCCTCCAATGCTTGATCTATTAAACCAGGAGCAATTACGATGTTCCTCCTGTTCTTCAGAACAGTTTACATTGCCAGAAACAGCTTATCTGGAGTCATAGGAGTTCCAGTACTCTTCAGTGTCTGCTCAGCCTGACGAGTCATGTTTTCACTTGAGCCCATGTCAAGTAAGGATTCATATGATGGCATTTCCTCATTGGCTCTTCCAGGGTCATTGACGAGACCCTTCGTGTCAACTTCATCACTTCCCGAGGGAGTCTGGTCTTGGGGTCCTTTTCGGCAGCAGACATGGCAAAGGGGAACCCAGATTTCCTCTCCATCTGCAATGACAAGACCATAACCCTTGTCTAGGAGTCGTAAGATTCCTGGCAGCCACTGATTAAATTGCTTATAACATATTggtgtattgatttctaatttgctgtttttgtcttctgcaaAATGTCTATCTGCACGagtatcagaattattttttgttaagtttaaaaaattcagggaataaagagttaaagataataGTAATTGAGGGTTCATGGGATAAGAAGTGTATCTCCTCTTCCATAttccccctttctgttttaataaatgagtttttagGGTGTGGTGGGCTGTTTCAATAATGGCTTGACCCTGAGGATTATAGGGTATTCCTGTAATGTGTGTGGTGTTCCATTCtgataaaaatgagcaaaaagaaTGTGAGGTAAATGCAGGTCCATTGTCTGTTTTCAAGACAGAAGGAATCCCCATAATGGGGAAGGTGAGTAAGAGTGCAGAAATGGCGTGTTTATTGGATTCTGAAGAGACAGGTACTGTCCAGATAAAGTTGGAAAATGTATCTATTGAGacaaaaagtaaagaatattttctttaaggAGCAGTGAGTGAAGTCAGATTGGTAAAGGGAATTAGATTGTTGCCCCCAGAGATTAACTCCTGAAATCGTAGTTCGTAAGTGCAGAGGGGTGCAGACATCATAGGTTTTAATAATATGCCGTGTTTCAGTGAGAGGAATATGGTATTTAGAGTGCAATCTGTTAGCATTGGTATGAAGATTAGCATGTTTGTCATTGGCAGATGTAAAAATGGGAGCTATAAGCCTGTCAACAGCATCATATCTTGCGACCAGAGGGCTAGGTAAACTTGAATGAGCACGTATATGTGCAATAAAGAAAGATTCCATATGTGAATGAATTAAAGCTTGAGTCTGCGAAAATACAGTATATAATTCTTCATCTATGTTGTATAAAAAGGCGGTAACAAAATCATgaaaaagggaagcaaggtatttggaatcagtatataCGTTGAAGGATAATGGTTGAAGTGACAAAAGAGCATATAAAACATACAATTCAATTCTTTGTATTGAAGAATAGGTAGtgggtaatttctctttgatatcagGGCCGACAATCCCTGTTATGCCTTACTTGTTGCCATCAATGAAATAGGTGGGTGCATTGGAAATAGGCTGGGA
Proteins encoded in this window:
- the LOC139185704 gene encoding LOW QUALITY PROTEIN: endogenous retrovirus group K member 18 Env polyprotein-like (The sequence of the model RefSeq protein was modified relative to this genomic sequence to represent the inferred CDS: deleted 2 bases in 1 codon; substituted 1 base at 1 genomic stop codon), with protein sequence MANIDRFKKYRHFAEDKNSKLEINTPICYKQFNQWLPGILRLLDKGYGLVIADGEEIWVPLCHVCCRKGPQDQTPSGSDEVDTKGLVNDPGRANEEMPSYESLLDMGSSENMTPVSGNVNCSEEQEEHRNCSWFNRSSIGGFHKSKTSFWTDKDILLNWYNGGLSPPQPRIVVPIVGPKQWHTWKIPAALEHFANVYGTMGVFRPSNYTFLHNSTGYIQSCVHLLYLFIVGHFDIDLSAKIVNCTACALYTCLNHTISYHNASIALVKQRSQLWLPVNLTEPWTDSVFLSVLLKTGFRRSKHILGWIIAGILSLISIVTVGTLSGMALHNSIQNHDFIAAWHKDSHDLWTRQAQIDQQLQTRINELQTVVIYLGDQMQQLTFRTRIRCHWNFTSFCLTNMPYNSTEYPWNKVKADLQDLTSNSSLDINLLKQQDANFQVRVPRELYSTQFYDTXTKTLSSLDPRAWLSGTNIFIYVLITLLFVIDYRIQKSLLKTPCLPQWSPTSSHHA